The region AAGTTCAAGGCCGACGTCGCGATACGCGGCATCCCCTATCGCAACTCCGACGGCAGCTACGGCGCGCTGATGATAAGCGTTTCGCTCGCGCCGGTCGGCACGACCGTAAACATACTGCAAAAACAACTTATCATAACCACCGTAGTGCTGCTCGCGCTCGCGCTGGTCATTTCGTTCATAATCTCGCGCACGCTGACCAAGCCGATACTCCACATCGAGAAGGCGACGCGGCGCATCGCGGAGGGCGACTATTCCGTCAAGCTCGACGTCAGTTCGAGCGACGAGATCGGTTCGCTCGCGGAGTCGGTCAACTACATGGCCGGCGAGCTTTCCAAGACGGACGAGCTGCGCAAGGATCTGATCGCCAACGTTTCGCACGACCTGCGCACTCCGCTCAGCCTCATAAGAGGATACGCGGAAACGCTCCGCGACGTTACCGGCGACAATAAGGAGAAACGCGAACGCCAGCTCGGAATAATCATCGACGAGACCGAACGCCTCGACCGGATCGTCAGCGATATGCTCGACCTGTCGAAGCTGCAGGCGGGTTCGATAACCGTTTCGCCGGCGCCCTTCAACGTCGGCAGGGCGTTTGCGGATATCATCTCGCGCTACGATGACCTGAGCGCGAAAAGCGGGATAGAGACCGTGAGCGAATGTCCGGAAGAGCTCGCCGCCATCGGCGATCTGCCGCGGCTGGAACAGGTATTTTACAACCTCATCAACAACGCCTTCAACCACACGAAGGCTGGCGGAAGGATAACTCTCCGCGCCGAAAAAGACAGCGAAACGGTGCATTTCTCGGTCACCGACACCGGCAGCGGCATCTCCAAGGAGGACCTCCCGCGCATTTTCGACCGCTACTACAAGGGCGAAGCCGGCGTCAGAAAGATAGTCGGCACCGGCCTCGGCCTCGCGATTGTCAAGAGCATCCTCGACGCGCACCACGCCCTATACGGCGTAGACAGCACCATCGGCGTCGGCACGACCTTCTGGTTCGAGCTTCCGTCGGCGGAATGATAAAGTATATGCAGAACCGGAGCAGGCGAAACGCCCGACCGTGATAAGGAAGTTTTTTCACCTCACGTTCGAGTGGTGAGTAAGTGCGAACTTAAGAAAAGCAGACTGAGAACAAAATCAGTCTGCTTTTTCGTGTTCAACCGGTATAATGAAAACGTTCGCTTCGCTCACTAATGAAGACGGCTATGCCCTAATGAAGACGGCAACTGCGTTGCCTAATGAAGCGAAGCCGCCCGCTTGAAGAAAACCGTTGAATTCGAGTTTCTTCATTAGCGAAGCGTCTTCATTTCTTCGTTAGCCCACTTGCGGGCGTCTTCATTTTCGGCGCGGCAAAGTTTATACAAAATACTTCCTTATCACGCCGCGCCGAACGCCCGCTCCGGTTTTTTTATTGCTGTTGTGTTGGGTTGTCGTTCCGAGAAATCGCGGTCGACGGGGAATCCCGTTCCATATGCGGACGCGCCGCGAAAGACGGGGGATCCTTCGCCCTTCGGGCTCAGGATGACAGATGACGACGCGGCGTCAGTTCCAAATCAGGTCGCGCTTGATCACGAGGAACGCGACGATTCCGATTATAAGCAGAGCGAGCAGGATATAATAAAGCCGCGCGCGGAAACGGCGGCGTTCCTCACGCCGCTTTTCGCGTTTTTCGTCGTCGGCTTTGACCTCCGCCCTGAAGTCCTCGAGCTGCGCCTCGACGTTGCGGCGGCGCTCCTCGCGCTCCAGGCGTTCGATCTCCTCCGGAGTCAGACCTTCCTTTTCGGCTTCGTTCATACGCTCACCTCCGCGCTTCGCGACGTTACGCGTATATTATAACACGAAAGCGGCGCGGCAGTCAAGCGAGAATGGCGCGAAGTTTTTCCAGCGCCTTCTTTTCGCGGCGGGAGACCTGCACCTGCGTCATTGACATGACGCGCCCGACTCCCGCCTGCGAAAGCCCGTGGCGGTAGCGCAGCAGGATCAGCCGCCGTTCAAGCGGCTCGAGCATCGATAAAGCGCGGCCGAGGTCGGCGCGGAGCAGCGCGGCTTCCGTTTCGTCCGGCGCGGCGCAGGACGCGCTTTCGTCTGCGTCGATGGAGGCGACGGGAGCGCACGCGTTCAGCGCGAAGGCGACGCGTTCGGGAGTTTCGCCGAGCGCAGCGGCGATCTCGCCTATGCGGGCTTCCCTGCCGGTCTCCTTCTCGACGCGCTCCTTTTCCGCGAGCGCGGCGGCGCCGAGCGCCCTTGCGGCGCGGCCGACCTTCACTGCTCCGCCGGCGCGAAGGAGCATGCGTATCTCCCCCGCTATCACCGGCACGGCGTAGGTGGAGAAGGCCGTGCCGAGCGTTTCGTCGTAGCGCGTCGCCGCTTTGAAAAGCCCGACGCAGCCCGCCTGAAAAATATCGTCGTACTCCGCGCCCCTGCCCCTGAACCGCGCCGCAACGGCGTGGACGAGCGGCGTATTCTCGCGCACCGCGCGGTCGTAATCGCGGCCGGTCATTCTTTCGCCTTCAGCGTTTTGACCATGTGTACCGCGGTGCCCTTGTCCGGCTTCGAACGCACGCGGAGCTTGTCCATAAACGCCTCCATAACGGTAAAGCCGAGCCCCGAGCGTTCGCTCTCCGGAGAGGTCGTGAAAAGCGGCGTCATCGCGCGCTGCACGTCGTCGATGCCCTTGCCCTTGTCCTTGACGTCGATGACGATCTTGCGATCCTTGAGTATGTAGGCGTTGATATAAACGACGCCGAGCTTATTGCCGTAGCCGTGAACTATGGCGTTCGTCACCGCTTCCGAAACGGCGGTCTTTATATCCGAAAGCTCCTCGACCGTCGGGTCGAGCTGCGCGAGAAACGCCGCCACCGCGCTGCGCGAGAATGCCTCGTTCGACGAACGGCTGACGAACTGCAGCTTGAACGAATTGAGGTATTTCATACGTTTTCCTTTCCCCGCGGCTCAAGTGGCCGCGGATTTGATTTCCACCAGCTTCTGCACGCCCGCGAGGCGCAGTAGCTGAAGCGTGCGCCTGTCCGCGCACTCGACTATCACCCTGCCGCCGTATGGCGCGACCTTGTTGTAGCGGCCGAGTATCAGTCCGATGCCGGAGCTGTCCATGAACTTCACGCCGGAAAAATCGATGACCACCGACTCCGGACGCAGCTTCGCTATCCACCTGTCCGCCTCCTCGCGCACCGGCTTCGCGGAGTGGTGGTCGATCTCCGCGGGCAGCGAAAGCGTCAGCGTGTTGGCGCGCTGCTCGTATTTCAACTCCATTGTTTTCACCTCTCATTCCCGTTCCCTCGTATTTTGCGCATAACAAAAACGGGCTATACACGAGTATAGCCCGTCCTGTATGAATTTTTTGCCGCTATTTGTCGGCTTTGAAGATTTTTCTCGCCTCCGAAACCAGATACAGCGAGCCGCAGACTATCACCGCGTCGGTTTCGGGATCGCCGCGGGCGGCTTCGACCGCCTCCGCGACCGAAGGCGCGGCGGACGCCTTAACGCCAAGTCCGACGAGTAGTTCGCGCAGGTCTTCCGCTTCCATACAGCGAGGATTGTCAACCTTTACGGCGATCGCTTTGTTTACGACGCCGGCGAGGTGTTTCAGCGATTCGGCGGCGTTTTTGTCCTTCATCATCGCGACGACGGCGGTCACGCGCACGCCCCCGAACTCGCTTTTCAGCAGCGCGGCGAGGGACTCCATGCCGGAGGGGTTGTGTGCGCCGTCAAGCACGACGGGCGGCTTGACGCTGACAGTCTCGAACCGCGCCGGCATCGTCGCCTTCATCAGCCCGAGCGCGATCTTCTCGCGCGTCAGCTTATAGAAGCCGCTGCACGCCAGCTCGTCGAGCGCTTCTATCGCAGTCACGGCGTTGAGCGTCTGATGCGCACCGCGCAGCGTGATCACGTAGTCGTTGTTTTTATAGGTGAAGAAATGCTCCCTGCGGCGCAGGCGCATCAGGTCTGGGATTATGACCTCGGCGCGTTTCTTCTCCGCCGTTTCGCGTATCGCCGCGAAGACCTCATCCGCCTGCTCCGGATAGACGACGACGGAGCCGCCGGACTTGATTATCTGCGCCTTCTCGAGCGCGATTTTTTCAAGCGTGTCGCCGAGCAGCTCGGTGTGATCGAATGAAACGGAGGTTATTACCGAAACGACCGTCGTCATAACGGCGTTTGTGGCGTCGAGGCGACCGCCTATCCCCGCCTCGAGCACGACTATATCGCACCCGTTGCGGAAGAACCATTCCATCGCCGCGGCGGTCAGCAGCTCGAACTCGACGTAGTTATCCGGATACGCCTCCGCAACCTCCTTCACCTTCTCCATCACGGCGGCGAAGAGCTCCTCGGGGATATACTTCCCGTTTATCTGTATGCGCTCAGTAAAGCGCACGACGTACGGCGAGATGAAAAGCCCCGTCTTGTAGCCCGCCTCCTGCAGCGCGGAGGCGCAGAACGCGGCGGTCGAACCCTTGCCGTTCGTGCCCGCGATATGCAGAAACTTGAGGTGATTCTGCGGGTTCCCAAGGCCTTCAAGCAGGGTTTTTATCCTATGCAAATCTACGGTCGGCGATAACCGACCGTAGGAATGCAGATATTCCAATGCTTCGGAATAAGTCACTTGATCTCTCCCAGTTTCGCGAGCGAATCCTCGATCTTCGCGAGCATCTCCTTGAGGGAGGCGAGCTTTTTGCGCTCCTCATCTACGAGCTTCGCGGGCGCCTTTGAGATGAAGCCCTCGTTGTTCAGGCGGCTCTCGCAGCGCGTGATTTCATTCTCAGTCGCGGCCTTCTCCTTGTTGAGTCTGGCGCGCTCCTTCTCGGGATCGACCAGTTCGTTCATCGGGATCATCAGCTTCGCGGAGGGGACGACCATCGTCAGCGCGTTGGCGACGGAAAGCTCGCGCTCTATCTCGATCTCGCTGACTCCGGCGAGGCGCTTGAAGAACTCCGCGCCCTTGGCGAATGTCTCCGGCTTGTCGGTCTCGATGAAGAGCGCCGCTTTCTTCGAAAGCGGGATGTTCATCGCGGCACGCTTGGCGCGGATTTCCTTTATCGCCGCCATTATGAGATTCATGCTCTCCTCGTCGGAGGCGAAGTTGAGCGCTTCGGAGTATTCCGGCCAGGGCGCGACGACGAGCGCCTTGCCCTCGTGCGGGATGCTCTGCCAGATCTCCTCGGTGATGAACGGCATAAAGGGATGCAGCAGCTTCAGGATCTTGTCGAGCACGTAGACGAGCACGCGCTCGGCTCCGGCGGCCTGCTCACCGCCCGCGAATAGGCGTATCTTCGCAAGCTCGATGTACCAGTCGCAGAAGTCGTCCCAGATGAAGCTGTATACCTTGTCGAGCGCGATGCCGAGCTCGAACTTGTCGATGTTCGCTGTCACGTCGGCGACGACGTTGTTTAGCTTCGAGAGAATCCACTTGTCGTCAAGCGTCAGCGTTGCGGGAAGCGCGGTTTCGTCGCTGTGCAGGTTCATCAGAACGAAGCGCGCGGCGTTCCAGAGCTTGTTGGCAAAGTTGCGGCTCGCCTCGACCTTCTCGTCCGAGAAGCGCATATCGTTGCCGGGCGAGTTGTTCGTCGCAAGCGCGAAGCGGAGCGCGTCCGCGCCGTACTGCTCGATGACCTTCAGCGGATCGATGCCGTTGCCGAGGGATTTCGACATCTTCCTGCCCTGCGAGTCGCGCACGAGGCCGTGGATGAATACGGTCTTGAACGGCGGCTTGCCGGTGTGCTCGAGGCCGGAGAATATCATTCTCGCTACCCAGAAGAAGATGATGTCGTAAGCCGTCACGAGCGTCGTCGTCGGGTAGAAATAGTCGAGGTCGGCGGTCTGCTTCGGCCAGCCGAGCGTCGAGAACGGCCAGAGCGCGGAGGAGAACCAGGTGTCGAGGACGTCCTCGTCCTGACGCATATGCTTCGAGCCGCACTTCGGGCAGACGGCGACGTTCTCTTTCGAAACGACCATCTCGCCGCAGTCGTCGCAGTAATACGCGGGTATGCGGTGTCCCCACCAGAGCTGGCGGGAGATGCACCAGTCGTGGATGTTGTTCATCCAGTTGATGTATATCTTCGAGAAGCGCTCGGGTACGAACTTGATCTCGCCGCTCTCGACCGCTTCGATGGCGGGCTTTGCGAGCGGAGCCATCTTAACGAACCACTGGCGCGACGCGATCGGCTCGACCGTCGTCTTGCAGCGGTAGCATTCGCCGACGTTGTGAACGTGATCCTCGATCTTGACGAGGTAGCCCTCCTTCTCGAGGTCCGCGACGATCTGCTTGCGGGCGGCGTATCTGTCGAGCCCGAAGTAGCGGCCGCCGTTCTCGTTGATGCAGGCGTTCTCGTCCATGATGAGTATTTCCTCAAGGCCGTGGCGCTTGCCGACCTCGAAGTCGTTGGGGTCATGGCAGGGCGTGATCTTCACGCAGCCGGTGCCGAACTCCATATCGACGTATTCGTCCGCGATGATGGGTATTTCCCTGCCGACGAGGGGCAGGATCGCGGTCTTGCCGACGATGGACTTGTAGCGTTCGTCGTTCGGGTTGACGGCGATCGCGGTGTCGCCGAGCATCGTTTCGGGACGCGTGGTGGCGACGACGAGTGACTTCGACGTGCCCTTGATGGGATATCTGATGTGCCAGAAGTGGCCGGGCTGTTCCTTATACTCGACCTCCGCGTCGGAAAGCGCGGTCGTGCAGCGCGGGCACCAGTTGATTATGCGGTTCCCGCGGTAGATGAGCCCCTTGTTGTAGAGGTTGATGAAGACCTCCTTGACCGCCTCGGAACATCCCTCGTCCATCGTGAAGCGTTCCCTGCTCCAGTCGCAGGATGAGCCGAGCTTGCGCAGCTGCTTGAGGATGCGGCTGCCGTAAAGCTCCTTCCAGTCCCAGACGCGGCGGACGAAACGTTCTCTGCCGAGGTCGTAGCGCGTTTTTCCCTCGTTGTTGCGGAGGTCCGCTTCAACGACGATCTGCGTGGCGATGCCGGCGTGGTCGGTGCCGGGGATCCACAGCGCGGAATAACCCTGCATACGGCGGGTGCGGATAAGGATATCCTGCATCGTTTCGTCGAGGGCGTGTCCCATATGGAGCTGACCGGTCACGTTCGGCGGCGGAATGACGATGGTGTAGGGCTTCTTCGCGGGGTCGACCTTCGCGGAGAAGTAGTTGCCCTTAAGCCAGAAGTCGTATATACTGTCTTCCACTTTGCCGGGGTCGTAGGTTTTTTCGAGCTCTTTTCTCATTTGCTTTCCCGTACCTTTCGTATGAAACGGACGCGCTGACGCGTCTTCGCATTTCTCTGTTTGAGATTATCTCACAAACAAGCGGATATGTCAAGATTTCGAGCGCGTTTTACTTGAAAAAATCGCAAACCGTGCTATTATATAAGTATAAACTCTCACGGAGGATTCCCGATGAAAAGGATAATCGCGGCGCTTTCTGCGCTGACTCTCATATTCACCCTCGCCGCCTGCGGAAAAGGCGGCTCCTCCGGCGCAGCCGAAGCCCGCACCGCAACAGTCTTCGCGATGGACACCTTCGTCACCTTCACCGCCTACTGCGGCGACGAAACGCTCGAAAAGGCCGGGCGGCTCGTGACGGAGCTCGACGCGAAGCTTTCGCGCACGAAAGCGGACAGCGATATCGGAAAGCTAAACGCCTCCGGCGCGGCGGGCGCCGAGGTGAGCACTGAGACCGCGGAACTGCTAAAGGAGGCGCTCGCCTGCTGCGCTGAGTCCGACGGCGTATTCGATATAACGATAGCGCCCATAACGGACCTCTGGGACGTCAACGGCAAAGCCGTGAGCGGCAGCCGCCCGACTCTCCCCTCTCCCGCTCAGATCGCGGACGCGATGCTCTGCGTCGGATACAAGTATCTGACGGTCGACGGCACTACGGCGAAATTCGCCTATGAAGGCATGAGCTGCGACCTCGGCGGCATCGCAAAGGGCTACGCCGCGGACAAGGCGGTCGAGCTGCTCCGCGCCGACGGCGTTTCATCCGCGCTGATACAGGTCGGCAGCAGCGTCTACGTCATGGGCGAAAAGCCCGACGGCAGCGCCTACACGGTCGGCGTGCGCGATCCCGAGGGGGGCGCGAACGACTACGTCGGCACTCTCGCGCTGAAGGATAAGTACGTAACCTCCTCCGGCGACTACGAGCGCTATTTCGAGCTTGACGGAAAGCGCTACTGCCACATCTTCGACACCGCGCTCGGATACCCGATAGACAACGACCTGCGCAGCGTGACCGTCGTCACCGACAGCGGAACGCGCGGCGACTACCTCTCCACGACGCTCTTCTGCCTGGGGCTCGAGAACGCGATGCGCAGGTGTGAAAAAGAAGGCGTATCCGCGCTCTTCATCACGAAGGACAGGCGCATTTACACAGTCGGAGCGGACTTCGACGGTTTCACGCTGACGAGCGGAGATTACACTCATGAAAAGTAAGCTGAGCTTGAAATTCAAACTGCGCGACGCGATCGTCATCGCCGCGGCGCTGCTTCTCGCGGCGGCGGTGTTCCTGCTCACGCTCCCGAAGGCGGGCGGAGACCGGCTTTACGCTGAGATCAGCCGCGGGGGCGAAGTTCTCGCAACGCTTCCGCTCGACACGGACGCGGAATATATCGTCAACGGCGACTATGAAAACGTGGTTACGATCGCGGACGGAAGCGCGTTTTTCAGCTCGTCAAACTGCCCCAATGAAGACTGCGTACACGCCGGACGGCTGACGAAGGCGGGACAGCTCGCCGTCTGCCTGCCGAACGGAGTTACGCTCCGCATCGTCGGCGCCGAAGCCGACGTCGACGCGATAGCGGGGTGACGGCATGAAGAACGGCGTTAAGAAACTGACGGTCTGCGGACTGATGACCGCGCTCTGTCTGATACTGGGATATATCGAGCACCTGCTTCCCCTCTCGCTGCTGATACCGCTGCCGGGGATCAAGCTCGGGCTCTCTAATATCGCGCTGCTGGTGCTGCTGCTGAAGTACGGGCCGGCTTACGCCTACGGCGTTACGGCGCTGAAATGCACGCTCTCGGCACTGCTTTTCGGTTCGGTCACATCGCTCGCGTTTTCGCTGACGGGCGGACTGCTCGCTATGACGGCAATGTGGCTGCTGACGGCGGCGTTCAAGGAGAAGCTCTCCGTCTTCGGAGTCAGCGTCGCCGGCGCGGTTATGCACAACGTCGGGCAGCTCGCCGCGGCGTCGGTCTTCATGAGCTCGGCGGCGGTGTTTTCGTACCTGCCGCTGCTCGCCCTCGCCGGAACCGTGACCGGCCTCGCCACCGCCGCAGTCACCTCCCGCGCCCTGCACCTGACGGGGTACGATAAGGAACAGGAAGCGTAAACCGCTCATAATAAACGAACAGCGCGGCAGACACCTGCCGCGCTGTTCGTTTTTTCATATTTATTCAACGTGAAGAATCAGACCGCGGAAAAGCGTCACTCGCCGAAGCCCGTTTTATGCGCCTTCGGCGGATTGGGACAATCCATGCAGTTCTCGCAGCGGTATACCGGAGCCGCCCAGCGGACCGCGTTCAGCAGCACCTTCCGGACGTCCGCGTTTTTATAGGTCGGGTAGGTTTCGTGCCCCGGCTGGAAGTAGAACACCTTGCCGTTGCCGCGCTGCCACGTGCAGCCGGAACGGAACGCCTCGCCGCCGGTGAACCAGCCGACGAAAACCGTTTCATCCGGCGCGGGGATACCGAACGGCTCGCCGTAGGTCTCCTCCGCCGGCAGCTCGAAATACGCGCCCAGCCCCTGCGCGATCGGATGGCCCGGCGCGGAGACCCAGACGCGCTCCAGGTCGTCGCTCTCGCGCCAGATGAGCGAGCAAGAAGTGCCCATAAGCCGCATGAAGGGCTTGGCTTTGTGCGCGGAGTGAAGGAACACCGCTCCCATGCCGCTCAGCACTTCTTCCTGTACCAGCGCGGCGATCTCCTCCGGCACGTCGCCGTGCGCCACGTGTCCCCACCACACGAGCACGTCGGTATTGCGCAGGCGTTCGCGGGTGATCTCGTTTACGGTTTCAAGCGTTACGGTATCGGCGGTCAGATCGGGCTGCGCGTTGAACAGCGCCGCCAGCTCGGCGTGGATGCCGTTCGGGTAGATATCGTGCGCGCGGCACGCGGGATCCTTCTCGTGCAGGAATTCGTTATAGATGAGTATGCGGAGCATGCGGAACACCTCGTTCGATCTGTGATTTGCCGGTTTCCGGCGGGACAACCGTATTATACGCCTCCCGCGCGCGTTTTGCAAGAGTTTGACGGCTTTTCAGGCGTATGCGATGAACAATTACGTACGTGCGGCGAAGGTTCAAAGTCCGTCCGCGAGACCGGCGGAGCAGCGGAGGATCGCAAGCGCGTCGTAGACGGTTATTTTACCGTCGCCGTCCGTGTCGCAGCAGGCAAGTAACTCGGGCGTTTCAAACGTCAGCTTCGCCGCGGCGCGGAGAGCTATGAGCGCGTCCGAGACGGTCGTTTCGCCGTCCGCGTCGGGATCGCCGTTCGCTTTGTCGATAACGACGCAGGGCAAGCCGTTTTCCGCGGCGTATCCGGCGGCGTAAGCGCCCGCTCTCGTATAGACCGCAAAGAAGCTGTCGTTTCTGAACGCGTTTGCGCTTATATCGGTCACGCTCGCCGGGATGAACACGCTTCTTAGTCCGGTGCAGTAGCCGAACGCGAAGGACGATACCGTTACCGCGCCGCCGCGGATGACGACGCTCTCAAGTCCGGAGCAGTTTCTGAAGGCGTTTGACTTTATCACCGCGACGCTGCCGGATATGAGGACGTTCCGAAGGCCGTCGCAGTCATAGAAAGCGTACTCCCCCACGCTCGCAACGCCGTCGGATATGACGGCGCGTTCGACTTCGAGCTTCGCCCACGGCGCGGTATCCTTCTGCGCTCCGTAGTCGTACATTTCGCCCTCGCCGCTTATCGTAAGCGTGCCGTCTTTCAGCGTCCAGGTAAGGCGCTCGCCGCAGACGCCGCTTTCGGCCGCGACCGCGGAAGCGTGCATCCGCGCAGGCAGCGCGAACAGGACCGCAGCGACTATAAGCGCCACTGTCCTTACGGCTGTACGGGCAAATACAGACGCCGACAGCTTCATCGCAACACCCTCCGATACGTTTAATCTCTTTGGTATCTAATATGTGAATTATATGCTTTTTGCAGATATGTGTCAAGGATAATTTACTACAACAAATGAATATCGCAAAACGACGCATTGAAAAGGGGCGAAGTATGCTTCGCCCCTGTCTGTAATGATTTCTGAGTGCAATTTTTCAAGCAGCCCGAGGCTCACGCTTCCCTTTTCTCCGCCAGATAATCCGACATAAAGCTTTGCGAAGCTTCCCGCGCGACCGCGTCGCCGCTTACGGGCGCGGTGGTTTTGAAAAGAGAAATTATCTCGATAACGAACGCCGCGAGGAAAACGGCGTTCCAAATCACGAACCGAACGACGCCCGACACCGTACCGCAGAAAATGAAAAGCGGGACCAATGCGGCGACGAGGATGAGTTTGATCACATTAAACGCGCTTCTGCGCCGTATGACCGCCAGAACTCCCTCTGTGAGATAGTTCAATATCACGGGTATAGCAACTATAATCGCGTATATCCACAGTCCGCCGGACGTTCCGAGACCGTAGTCCGAATGATCGCCGTAAGTCAACAAAGCCGTTACGGTGAGCGCATAATAAACCAGATGGAGAATCAGTCCTATCCACAGCAAAAACTTGTTGCCGGATACGTATGTCCGCTTCATAGTTACCACCTCGCTGTTTGTATTATAGCACGTCCGCCTCTTGTTATAATTATAGCAGATATATCGGGGTTTTGTCAAGAAATACTAACGATAGTAAAGCAATAGTAGCGAATAAATGATATATCGCCTCACGGCGATACGATATACGGCTTCGCCGTATGATATGTTTGCGCCGGCGCAAACATGATATAATATCCGTTCCTTAATACGCCGCAGGCGTATATCATCCGCGCGAGCGGATATCATATGCGGAGCATATATCATCCATTCCGCAAGGAACGGATATCATTGCAAAAGAGCGATGCTATCGCATCGCTCTTTTGCATGGAGGCACCACCCAGACTCGAACTGGGGGTAAAGGCTTTGCAGGCCTCTGCCTTACCACTTGGCTATGGTGCCGTGTCTCGGGAACCTCCCGAAACAAAACGCTTAAATACCGAAATATTTAAGCGTCCTTGGAGCGGATTACGAGACTCGAACTCGCTACCTCCACCTTGGCAAGGTGGCGCTCTACCGGATGAGCTAAATCCGCAGATATGAATATGTCCACGAAATGAATCGGTATAGGTGGTGCCTCCGGTTGGAGTCGAACCAACGACACACGGATTTTCAGTCCGTTGCTCTACCACCTGAGCTACAGAGGCAAATGTGGCGACGCTGACGGGACTCGAACCCGTGACCTCTAGCGTGACAGGCTAGCGTTCTAACCAGCTGAACTACAGCGCCGTATTACCTGTTGTCAACGGCTACGATCACGCCGATCGCGGAACGGTTCAACAACATAATTTCTGGTGGGAACAACAGGGCTCGAACCTGTGACCCCTTGCTTGTAAGGCAAGTGCTCTCCCAGCTGAGCTATGCTCCCGCGATCGCACAGGCGGAAACCGCCTTTTTTTCGTGCCGCTTGACTATTATATTACAACACTCCCCCGATGTCAAGAACAAATTTCAGAAAATCGCAATTTTTTTTGCGCCCCCGCATAAAATGCTTTTGGAGGTGCGATTATGGACATAAAAGACTATGCCGATTCGATCGGCGACAGCGACAAAGCGGCGGCCGCAGAGAAGGCGAAGGCGCTCGCCTCTTCCCTCTCCGAAGCTGAAATCGAGGCGATAAAGAAATGCGCCGCGAAGGCCGGAAGCGTCAATGAGTTATTCTCCGATCCGGAGTTCCGCAGGATAATCGGGCGCAGAGGCGGCGACGGCGAATGAGCGAATTCGACGACAAGCTCGCCCGCATACTGAACGATCCGCAGGCGATGCGCGAGATAACGGAAATGGCGGCCGCGTTCCGCTCCGGCGGCAGCGGCGGCTCCGCCCCGCCCGAAAGCGAAACGGGAGAGCCCGGAATAGATCCGGATAAGCTCTCCCGCATTATGCGTATCGCCGGGCAGCTCGGCGGCGACGGAGGCGGCTCTTCCCTGCTATATGCTATAAAGCCGTATCTCAATCCGCGGCGGCAGGCGAAGTTCAACGACGCGCTATCCGTCATGCGTATGGCGCGGCTCATCCCTTACATCAAAAAGGAGGGACTGCTTTGAACGGTCTTTCCGCGCTGCTCGGCGGCGCAGACAACCTCGACACATACCTGCTGCTGATACTCATTTTCATACTGCTGCGCTCGGGCGACGAAAGCGGCACGGTCTTCGCGCTCGGCTACCTGCTCTTCGCGGACGAAGGCGGCGCTCCCCTCGGCCCTATACCGTCAGCACGCCGTTATCCTCGTGAAGAAGTATCAAAACGTCCTCCTCCAGGAGACTGTCGGCGTTGAAGTATTCGAGGACCTCCGTGCCGTCCGCGGCTTTGCAGAGTATTTCGCGGCAGTATTTTTCACCGCCGCCGTCGGTGGGGATCACCGCGAGGCGTTCCTTCAGCGCGGACAGGCCCTCGCGCAGCTTCGCCCTCGCCTCCGCGGCGGTCGTCTT is a window of Clostridia bacterium DNA encoding:
- a CDS encoding valine--tRNA ligase, with protein sequence MRKELEKTYDPGKVEDSIYDFWLKGNYFSAKVDPAKKPYTIVIPPPNVTGQLHMGHALDETMQDILIRTRRMQGYSALWIPGTDHAGIATQIVVEADLRNNEGKTRYDLGRERFVRRVWDWKELYGSRILKQLRKLGSSCDWSRERFTMDEGCSEAVKEVFINLYNKGLIYRGNRIINWCPRCTTALSDAEVEYKEQPGHFWHIRYPIKGTSKSLVVATTRPETMLGDTAIAVNPNDERYKSIVGKTAILPLVGREIPIIADEYVDMEFGTGCVKITPCHDPNDFEVGKRHGLEEILIMDENACINENGGRYFGLDRYAARKQIVADLEKEGYLVKIEDHVHNVGECYRCKTTVEPIASRQWFVKMAPLAKPAIEAVESGEIKFVPERFSKIYINWMNNIHDWCISRQLWWGHRIPAYYCDDCGEMVVSKENVAVCPKCGSKHMRQDEDVLDTWFSSALWPFSTLGWPKQTADLDYFYPTTTLVTAYDIIFFWVARMIFSGLEHTGKPPFKTVFIHGLVRDSQGRKMSKSLGNGIDPLKVIEQYGADALRFALATNNSPGNDMRFSDEKVEASRNFANKLWNAARFVLMNLHSDETALPATLTLDDKWILSKLNNVVADVTANIDKFELGIALDKVYSFIWDDFCDWYIELAKIRLFAGGEQAAGAERVLVYVLDKILKLLHPFMPFITEEIWQSIPHEGKALVVAPWPEYSEALNFASDEESMNLIMAAIKEIRAKRAAMNIPLSKKAALFIETDKPETFAKGAEFFKRLAGVSEIEIERELSVANALTMVVPSAKLMIPMNELVDPEKERARLNKEKAATENEITRCESRLNNEGFISKAPAKLVDEERKKLASLKEMLAKIEDSLAKLGEIK
- a CDS encoding FAD:protein FMN transferase, which codes for MKRIIAALSALTLIFTLAACGKGGSSGAAEARTATVFAMDTFVTFTAYCGDETLEKAGRLVTELDAKLSRTKADSDIGKLNASGAAGAEVSTETAELLKEALACCAESDGVFDITIAPITDLWDVNGKAVSGSRPTLPSPAQIADAMLCVGYKYLTVDGTTAKFAYEGMSCDLGGIAKGYAADKAVELLRADGVSSALIQVGSSVYVMGEKPDGSAYTVGVRDPEGGANDYVGTLALKDKYVTSSGDYERYFELDGKRYCHIFDTALGYPIDNDLRSVTVVTDSGTRGDYLSTTLFCLGLENAMRRCEKEGVSALFITKDRRIYTVGADFDGFTLTSGDYTHEK
- a CDS encoding NusG domain II-containing protein, yielding MKSKLSLKFKLRDAIVIAAALLLAAAVFLLTLPKAGGDRLYAEISRGGEVLATLPLDTDAEYIVNGDYENVVTIADGSAFFSSSNCPNEDCVHAGRLTKAGQLAVCLPNGVTLRIVGAEADVDAIAG
- a CDS encoding Gx transporter family protein translates to MKNGVKKLTVCGLMTALCLILGYIEHLLPLSLLIPLPGIKLGLSNIALLVLLLKYGPAYAYGVTALKCTLSALLFGSVTSLAFSLTGGLLAMTAMWLLTAAFKEKLSVFGVSVAGAVMHNVGQLAAASVFMSSAAVFSYLPLLALAGTVTGLATAAVTSRALHLTGYDKEQEA
- a CDS encoding ThuA domain-containing protein; translated protein: MLRILIYNEFLHEKDPACRAHDIYPNGIHAELAALFNAQPDLTADTVTLETVNEITRERLRNTDVLVWWGHVAHGDVPEEIAALVQEEVLSGMGAVFLHSAHKAKPFMRLMGTSCSLIWRESDDLERVWVSAPGHPIAQGLGAYFELPAEETYGEPFGIPAPDETVFVGWFTGGEAFRSGCTWQRGNGKVFYFQPGHETYPTYKNADVRKVLLNAVRWAAPVYRCENCMDCPNPPKAHKTGFGE
- a CDS encoding leucine-rich repeat protein codes for the protein MALIVAAVLFALPARMHASAVAAESGVCGERLTWTLKDGTLTISGEGEMYDYGAQKDTAPWAKLEVERAVISDGVASVGEYAFYDCDGLRNVLISGSVAVIKSNAFRNCSGLESVVIRGGAVTVSSFAFGYCTGLRSVFIPASVTDISANAFRNDSFFAVYTRAGAYAAGYAAENGLPCVVIDKANGDPDADGETTVSDALIALRAAAKLTFETPELLACCDTDGDGKITVYDALAILRCSAGLADGL